One segment of Flammeovirga agarivorans DNA contains the following:
- a CDS encoding flavin monoamine oxidase family protein produces the protein MKKLSIQSLITVFCVLIIGGFESVIYAHPKPKETSSKKVIVVGAGISGLIAGLRLQEMGLEVVVLEKDPQVGGRVYSEKLGGIYANLGAQYFFKSDNEYLNKYLDNADKFYPEGGKVAAIWQGKMVSSWNESFFLKLPIDRKALEDFDASIKKMQKLYSQFSTGREYIFDKYPNSQTWVDLDQQTAAELLSEYHPDVKNLYNMFLIPEGGAGVSETSALLLTGWYGQANGEAGSYLIRNGNQKLPQAIANDIKKMGGTIHLSKEVTSIENINNGVSVKCKDQSVYTADYVVVTTPASVTKWIVKGLSEEKQSALNAVKYGASMEVGLYLKNLPKSKRISSCIFHDEGINAYMDQSEKVLKNETVVSINIAGTEIQKLSDQEVVEKVTQTLQKIYPGFTMEKNIADYSVKRWKDGIVKYPPNFLNTYQEALRERSGNIFFGGDYTHNPALDGAAWSGIRAAEQVLKAVEQ, from the coding sequence ATGAAAAAGTTATCAATACAAAGTTTAATCACTGTATTCTGTGTATTAATTATAGGAGGTTTTGAGTCTGTGATTTATGCTCACCCTAAACCAAAAGAAACGTCTTCAAAAAAAGTAATTGTAGTAGGTGCAGGAATATCAGGTTTAATTGCTGGGTTACGTCTTCAGGAAATGGGTCTTGAGGTAGTGGTTTTAGAAAAAGATCCCCAAGTTGGTGGACGTGTTTATTCCGAAAAGCTGGGTGGAATCTATGCCAATCTAGGTGCTCAGTATTTTTTTAAAAGTGATAACGAATACCTCAATAAATATTTAGATAATGCAGACAAGTTTTATCCAGAAGGTGGTAAAGTAGCCGCAATTTGGCAGGGAAAAATGGTGTCTTCTTGGAACGAAAGTTTTTTCTTAAAACTCCCAATTGATAGGAAGGCGTTGGAGGATTTTGATGCATCCATTAAGAAAATGCAAAAATTGTATAGTCAATTTAGTACGGGTAGAGAATATATTTTTGATAAATATCCTAATTCACAGACTTGGGTAGATTTGGATCAACAAACAGCAGCAGAGTTATTATCTGAATATCACCCAGACGTAAAAAACTTATACAATATGTTTTTAATTCCAGAAGGTGGAGCTGGAGTAAGTGAGACATCTGCACTTTTACTTACGGGTTGGTATGGCCAAGCTAATGGAGAAGCAGGCAGTTATTTAATCCGCAACGGCAATCAGAAATTACCTCAAGCCATTGCCAACGATATTAAAAAAATGGGAGGAACCATTCATTTATCTAAAGAAGTAACTTCTATAGAAAACATAAATAATGGGGTGTCAGTGAAATGTAAAGATCAATCCGTTTATACTGCAGATTATGTAGTCGTTACGACACCTGCTTCAGTAACAAAGTGGATTGTAAAAGGACTCTCTGAAGAAAAGCAATCGGCATTAAATGCGGTGAAATATGGTGCGAGTATGGAAGTAGGGCTTTACTTGAAGAATCTACCAAAATCGAAACGTATCTCTTCTTGTATCTTTCATGATGAAGGAATAAATGCTTACATGGATCAATCGGAAAAAGTATTAAAAAATGAAACGGTAGTGAGTATTAATATAGCAGGCACTGAAATACAGAAATTATCAGATCAAGAAGTGGTTGAGAAAGTAACACAAACACTACAAAAGATCTATCCAGGATTTACCATGGAAAAAAATATTGCTGATTATTCAGTGAAGCGATGGAAAGATGGTATTGTGAAGTATCCTCCTAACTTTTTAAACACTTACCAAGAAGCATTACGGGAACGATCTGGAAATATCTTTTTTGGTGGAGACTATACACATAATCCGGCATTAGATGGTGCTGCTTGGTCAGGGATTAGAGCTGCTGAGCAAGTATTAAAGGCTGTAGAACAATAA
- a CDS encoding DUF3995 domain-containing protein codes for MIPTIISICLSFIFITLGAIHFYWLLGGTWGVSKVIPTKRVGAEVVAIPRLATLIVAAILISFGLFYLHSTGIILLPLPSFMVQFSLWIIPVLFIVRAIGDFNYVGFFKKINDTNFAKADTKLFSPLCLGIGILGIILKLMH; via the coding sequence ATGATACCTACTATTATTTCCATTTGTTTATCATTCATATTTATCACACTCGGTGCAATACACTTCTATTGGCTATTGGGGGGAACATGGGGAGTCAGTAAAGTGATACCTACAAAGAGGGTAGGTGCAGAGGTCGTTGCTATACCAAGATTAGCCACTCTAATTGTCGCTGCAATACTAATTTCTTTTGGCTTGTTTTACCTTCATAGCACTGGTATTATTTTGCTTCCATTACCTAGTTTTATGGTGCAATTTAGCCTGTGGATCATACCTGTATTATTTATTGTTAGAGCCATAGGAGATTTTAATTACGTTGGTTTCTTCAAAAAAATTAATGACACTAATTTCGCGAAGGCGGATACCAAACTATTCTCACCTTTGTGTTTAGGTATAGGTATTTTAGGAATTATTTTAAAGCTAATGCATTGA
- a CDS encoding tyrosine-protein phosphatase, with translation MGLDYTDGCVNFRDFGGYINLILDKDCLPENRLFRGGSIEYIKDLSEIKNTVSVFNLRNGPDYHDFDIDYYHFPMANKVEKYDTTTKEVRVWLNTIIKQFEDEQLKYPVLIHCLSGKDRTGIVVAAILLILGIDEKAIEEEYLLSEGEVKLELIRQAIEGMKDISTYFNRVNLPLVRKNLLGK, from the coding sequence ATGGGACTGGATTACACAGATGGATGCGTAAACTTTAGAGACTTTGGTGGATATATCAACCTAATTCTAGATAAAGACTGTTTACCTGAAAACCGCCTATTTAGAGGAGGTAGTATTGAATATATTAAAGATCTCTCTGAAATCAAGAATACAGTATCTGTCTTCAACCTCAGAAATGGACCTGATTATCATGATTTTGATATTGATTACTATCATTTCCCTATGGCCAATAAGGTCGAAAAATATGATACCACAACAAAAGAAGTGAGAGTTTGGTTGAATACTATTATCAAGCAATTTGAAGATGAGCAATTAAAGTACCCCGTATTAATACATTGTCTTTCAGGTAAAGATCGAACAGGAATTGTTGTTGCTGCTATCTTATTAATTTTAGGGATCGATGAAAAAGCCATTGAGGAAGAATATTTACTCAGTGAAGGAGAAGTAAAACTAGAACTTATTCGACAAGCTATTGAGGGCATGAAGGATATCTCCACCTACTTTAATCGAGTAAACTTACCACTTGTCAGAAAAAATTTATTGGGTAAATAA
- a CDS encoding DUF1330 domain-containing protein — MKHLLIVETNITDPSWVQDYLIKVTPLLSKFSGKYVTRTSNIEILEGEKKPQYSLVAEFATKDDALAFYASKEYYPFKEARRNGSSSKFLLVPVENGTE, encoded by the coding sequence ATGAAACACCTCTTAATTGTAGAAACGAACATCACAGACCCTTCATGGGTACAGGATTATCTTATCAAAGTTACTCCTCTACTTTCTAAATTTTCTGGTAAATATGTCACTAGAACATCCAACATTGAAATCCTAGAAGGAGAAAAGAAACCACAATACTCATTAGTGGCTGAATTTGCTACCAAAGATGATGCTCTTGCTTTTTATGCTTCTAAGGAATATTATCCCTTCAAAGAAGCTAGAAGAAATGGATCATCAAGTAAATTCTTATTGGTTCCTGTAGAAAATGGAACGGAATAA
- a CDS encoding Crp/Fnr family transcriptional regulator, whose product MDSIKKLFTDKYSLTEESFELLRHLMVEEQKPKNDLLVKVGEVHHFIYFIKKGAMRSYYTNNNGKEVTYWFGFEGDIATSLGNFVHSKPSLENIELLEDTTLLKINKTALLELYNTNLELANFGRKLAEQALLEMEEQILATQFTDAKSRYLQLIDKFPEILQRVKLGHISSYLGITQVTLSRIRSEK is encoded by the coding sequence ATGGATTCCATCAAAAAACTTTTTACCGATAAATATAGCCTTACAGAAGAAAGCTTTGAACTTCTACGTCACTTAATGGTGGAGGAACAGAAGCCAAAGAACGACCTTTTAGTTAAAGTAGGAGAAGTACATCATTTCATATACTTTATAAAAAAAGGTGCGATGAGAAGCTATTATACCAATAATAATGGTAAAGAAGTAACCTATTGGTTTGGTTTCGAAGGCGACATTGCCACTTCCTTGGGAAATTTTGTCCACTCAAAACCTTCATTAGAAAATATTGAATTGCTAGAAGATACAACCCTTTTAAAGATCAACAAAACAGCCCTTTTAGAATTATACAATACCAATTTAGAACTAGCCAACTTTGGGAGAAAACTAGCAGAACAGGCATTATTGGAGATGGAAGAACAGATTCTCGCTACCCAATTTACAGATGCAAAAAGTAGGTATTTACAACTCATCGATAAATTCCCAGAGATTTTGCAAAGAGTCAAGTTGGGCCATATATCTTCTTACTTAGGCATTACACAAGTTACCTTAAGTCGTATCCGGTCAGAAAAGTAA
- a CDS encoding helix-turn-helix domain-containing protein, translated as MKTITLPDELNIHNSFSIKVYDYKSTAEISKQQILLNKNTFSFLQEGNKEVFFNDSSKSIDNSEFLLMTSGHCLMTEKLSSRSNAYRSILFFFSTEDVLHFITKFNLHLEKPNNSPSAFSFQYDAFIQRFVDSLVDLSSHSIALQQNILSTKFEEIMLYLTEIKGIDFLYALVAENQQQQKFIQTVESSKLNKLTIKELAFLLNMSVSSFKREFQKQYQCSPSKWFQDQRLEHAAMLLKNHSKRPSEVYEAMGYESLSNFIQAFKKKFGITPKQYQSN; from the coding sequence ATGAAAACTATAACACTACCAGACGAATTAAATATCCATAATAGCTTCTCTATCAAAGTTTATGATTATAAAAGCACAGCAGAAATTTCGAAGCAACAGATCTTACTGAATAAAAATACATTTAGCTTCCTACAAGAAGGGAATAAGGAAGTCTTCTTCAATGATTCATCCAAATCAATTGATAATTCCGAGTTTTTACTGATGACTTCTGGCCATTGTCTTATGACGGAAAAGCTTTCAAGTCGATCTAATGCCTACAGAAGTATTTTATTTTTTTTCTCTACTGAAGATGTTCTCCACTTTATTACAAAGTTTAATTTGCATCTAGAGAAACCCAACAATTCACCTTCGGCATTCTCTTTTCAATATGATGCTTTCATACAGCGTTTTGTAGATAGTCTTGTGGATTTATCATCTCATTCCATTGCTCTTCAACAAAATATACTCTCCACAAAATTTGAGGAGATCATGTTATACCTTACAGAAATTAAAGGGATCGACTTCTTATATGCTCTGGTGGCAGAAAACCAACAGCAGCAGAAATTTATACAGACAGTAGAAAGTAGTAAGCTTAACAAACTGACAATTAAGGAACTCGCGTTTCTATTAAACATGAGTGTCTCCTCTTTCAAAAGAGAATTTCAAAAACAGTATCAATGTTCACCCAGTAAGTGGTTTCAAGACCAAAGGTTAGAACATGCCGCCATGTTATTGAAGAACCATTCCAAAAGACCTTCTGAAGTATATGAAGCGATGGGATATGAGAGTTTATCAAACTTTATTCAAGCATTTAAGAAGAAGTTTGGAATTACTCCAAAACAGTATCAATCAAATTGA
- a CDS encoding AraC family transcriptional regulator, which translates to MKKETHNEYQKSLNSVIDYINDNLDQHIDLKVLAEIANISEFHFHRIFKALIGESVGSYTNRIRLETAAGLLRGTAHSLLVIAEKTGYSNQQSLSKAFKKHFGITPSAFRNIESFFTSKFNVNKIKSLEIQPEVRHVKSSHLTYLRVIADYNDQEESYKAWFKLWDYAMNHQLINGENELIGFNLDDPTITKKDRCRYYACISTEHAVKPFGEFGYLLLEEGKYAVFTIKGAYSQLDELYDFIYQSWVFESDYILRDSWPFEKYLNTIEEVEEKDLLTEIYIPIL; encoded by the coding sequence ATGAAAAAAGAAACACACAATGAATATCAAAAGTCATTGAACTCTGTTATCGATTATATCAACGACAATCTTGATCAACATATTGATTTGAAAGTGTTGGCAGAGATCGCTAATATTTCAGAATTTCATTTTCATAGAATCTTTAAAGCTTTAATAGGAGAATCTGTAGGGTCTTATACCAACCGGATTCGTTTAGAAACCGCGGCAGGTTTATTAAGAGGTACAGCTCATTCATTACTTGTTATTGCCGAAAAAACTGGATATAGCAACCAACAATCACTTTCAAAAGCCTTTAAAAAGCATTTTGGGATAACACCTTCCGCATTTCGAAACATAGAATCTTTCTTCACTTCGAAGTTTAATGTGAATAAAATAAAGTCTTTGGAAATTCAACCAGAAGTAAGGCATGTAAAAAGTAGTCACCTCACTTACCTTAGAGTAATAGCAGATTACAACGATCAGGAAGAAAGTTATAAAGCTTGGTTTAAGCTTTGGGATTATGCAATGAATCACCAACTAATTAATGGAGAGAATGAACTGATTGGCTTTAACCTTGATGATCCAACAATTACAAAGAAAGATAGATGCAGGTATTATGCTTGTATATCTACTGAACATGCTGTAAAGCCTTTTGGAGAGTTTGGTTATCTGCTATTAGAGGAAGGGAAATATGCCGTATTTACGATTAAAGGTGCTTACAGTCAACTTGATGAGTTGTATGATTTTATTTATCAATCGTGGGTGTTCGAAAGTGACTATATATTAAGAGATAGTTGGCCGTTTGAAAAATACCTCAATACGATAGAGGAAGTAGAAGAAAAAGATTTACTAACTGAAATTTATATTCCAATTTTATGA
- a CDS encoding YbhB/YbcL family Raf kinase inhibitor-like protein: MKNLFQILTVILAFSSAAICQNTFTLSSNDLGGQATINEEFNGFGCTGKNQSPQLSWKNAPEGTKSFAITMYDPDAPTGSGWWHWLVFDIPSDITELVSGAGNPSLQLIPQGAIQSITDYGNKGYGGPCPPEGHGIHQYIITVYALKTDYLGLDENTNAAVVGYYLWSNTLAKASIITHYKRSK; encoded by the coding sequence ATGAAGAATTTATTCCAAATCTTAACTGTTATTTTGGCTTTTTCAAGCGCTGCAATCTGTCAGAACACATTTACTTTATCAAGTAATGATCTTGGTGGCCAAGCAACAATAAATGAAGAATTTAATGGCTTTGGATGTACTGGAAAAAACCAATCACCACAATTATCATGGAAAAATGCACCTGAAGGTACTAAGAGTTTTGCCATTACAATGTATGACCCAGATGCTCCCACTGGAAGTGGTTGGTGGCATTGGCTAGTTTTTGATATCCCATCTGATATTACAGAACTCGTATCGGGTGCTGGTAATCCATCACTACAATTAATCCCCCAAGGAGCAATCCAAAGTATTACAGATTATGGGAACAAAGGATATGGTGGGCCTTGCCCCCCTGAAGGGCATGGGATTCACCAATATATTATCACAGTGTATGCACTCAAGACAGACTATTTAGGTTTGGATGAAAATACCAACGCTGCAGTAGTAGGATACTATTTATGGAGTAATACATTAGCCAAAGCGAGTATTATTACCCATTATAAAAGAAGTAAATAA